In Meiothermus ruber DSM 1279, the following proteins share a genomic window:
- the fsa gene encoding fructose-6-phosphate aldolase, which produces MDLYLDTAEVSEIREIAAWGVLAGVTTNPSLIARSGRPLEPTIKEICQIVQGPVSAEVVSTTAAEMIAEGRRLAAIDPHVVVKLPTTVDGLKACKALSDEGIRINMTLVFSANQALLCAKAGAWCVSPFLGRIDDISWEGMELIREIAELFQVQNLSTRILAASIRHPRHVTQAAMLGADIATMPAKVFQQLVKHPLTDLGLKAFLEDWAKANPKV; this is translated from the coding sequence ATGGATCTGTACCTGGATACTGCTGAAGTGAGTGAAATCAGAGAGATAGCCGCCTGGGGTGTGCTGGCTGGCGTTACCACCAACCCCTCCCTGATCGCCAGGTCGGGCCGCCCGCTCGAGCCCACCATCAAGGAAATCTGTCAGATCGTGCAGGGCCCGGTCTCGGCCGAGGTGGTTTCCACCACCGCTGCCGAGATGATCGCCGAGGGACGCCGTTTGGCCGCCATCGATCCGCACGTGGTGGTCAAGCTGCCCACCACCGTGGATGGCCTTAAGGCTTGCAAAGCGCTTTCTGATGAAGGCATCCGCATCAACATGACCCTGGTGTTCTCGGCCAATCAGGCCCTGCTATGCGCCAAGGCCGGGGCCTGGTGTGTTTCGCCCTTCCTGGGCCGCATCGACGACATCTCCTGGGAAGGCATGGAATTAATCCGCGAAATTGCCGAACTCTTCCAGGTGCAGAACCTCAGCACCCGGATTCTGGCCGCTTCGATCCGCCATCCCCGCCACGTGACCCAGGCGGCCATGCTGGGGGCCGACATCGCCACCATGCCGGCCAAGGTTTTCCAGCAGCTGGTCAAGCACCCCCTGACCGATCTGGGGCTCAAGGCCTTTTTAGAAGACTGGGCCAAAGCCAATCCAAAAGTATAG
- a CDS encoding LysM peptidoglycan-binding domain-containing M23 family metallopeptidase yields the protein MAISELLSSVLATGIFSLPLGLNQPNLPGTEIKVGTPARKGWVIYTVRPGDTLSQIASRYRVDARAIIYSSGLQNAVLRPGQELRIPLVEETNDEIRLPPGVRAYVVRSGDTVESIARRFDLTILGLVSANPGLQSLDRLDVGSTLYIPTGEPGLLLQLRKGETIHDLAQRFGLSVNEVAKANGLDSPTDVRAGDLILLPRVQARATYQRLLQIQEAERKAREEEARRLAEQRRKQEEARQKQLAEQRRLQAQSRARLQQQTQSQPRLRPANAVVAAAGYRWPISNFTITTYFGRRGVFQRFHTGIDLAAPIGTPIYAARAGQVDTAGWSRYGYGLHVIINHGGAQETLYAHMSRIVVRPGQWVDRGDLIGYVGSTGWSTGPHLHFEVRVGGVARNPLAYLP from the coding sequence TTGGCTATCAGCGAACTCTTGAGCAGTGTTTTGGCGACGGGAATCTTCAGTCTGCCATTGGGGCTGAACCAGCCCAACCTGCCTGGAACCGAGATCAAAGTGGGTACACCCGCACGCAAAGGCTGGGTGATCTACACCGTGCGCCCCGGCGATACCCTGAGCCAGATCGCCAGCCGATACCGGGTAGATGCCAGGGCCATCATCTACAGCAGCGGTTTACAAAACGCTGTGCTGCGGCCTGGGCAGGAGCTGCGCATCCCTCTGGTTGAAGAGACCAACGATGAGATCCGCCTCCCCCCCGGCGTTCGGGCCTATGTTGTGCGCAGCGGTGATACCGTAGAATCGATTGCGCGGCGTTTCGACCTTACCATTCTTGGGCTGGTCTCGGCAAACCCCGGCTTGCAAAGTCTGGATCGCCTCGATGTGGGCTCCACCCTGTACATTCCTACGGGGGAGCCCGGTTTGCTACTACAGCTCAGGAAAGGGGAGACCATCCACGATCTGGCTCAGCGCTTTGGTCTTTCGGTGAACGAAGTGGCCAAGGCCAACGGACTGGACTCGCCCACCGATGTGCGGGCCGGCGATTTAATCTTGTTGCCCAGGGTGCAGGCCAGGGCCACCTACCAGCGCCTTCTGCAAATTCAGGAAGCTGAACGCAAGGCCCGTGAAGAGGAAGCCCGTCGGTTGGCCGAGCAGCGCCGCAAGCAGGAGGAGGCCCGACAAAAGCAATTGGCTGAGCAGCGTCGCTTGCAGGCGCAATCACGGGCGCGCCTGCAACAGCAGACGCAAAGCCAACCCCGCCTGCGCCCGGCCAATGCGGTGGTAGCCGCGGCCGGCTACCGCTGGCCGATCTCAAACTTTACCATCACCACCTACTTTGGGCGGCGTGGGGTGTTCCAGCGCTTCCATACCGGTATCGACCTGGCCGCGCCTATAGGCACACCCATCTACGCAGCCAGGGCCGGGCAGGTCGATACCGCCGGGTGGAGCCGCTATGGTTATGGCTTGCATGTGATTATCAACCACGGTGGGGCACAGGAGACCCTTTATGCCCACATGTCGCGGATTGTGGTTCGCCCGGGGCAGTGGGTAGATAGGGGAGACCTCATCGGTTATGTGGGCTCGACGGGGTGGAGCACCGGCCCTCACCTGCACTTTGAGGTGCGGGTGGGAGGGGTGGCCCGTAACCCCTTGGCCTATCTGCCCTAG
- the rho gene encoding transcription termination factor Rho has product MRRKVENKVPLSYQELSSRILPELHLLAAEAGIPNYKKLSKDELVMLLLSQEASEEGLVIAKGYLEISQDGYGFLQEDLYDMDSRTAIVSAGLIKQYQLRTGDYVVGKARMARENERYGTLMKVEAVNNLDPEAAAKRPKFDDLIPQFPDRQIILETTGEESSNRVIDLLAPIGRGQRGLIVAPPKAGKTTLLKKVARAVLRNEPDIKVIVLLIDERPEEVTDFRESVEGAEVIASTFDEPPQNHIRVAEFVHERSRRIVEEGGHVLILLDSITRLARANNLVTPPTGRTLSGGLDSAALHFPKRFLGAARNIRGGGSLTILATALVETGSRMDDVIFEEFKGTGNMELHLSRRLEERRIFPAIDILKSGTRREELLLGEEVIQKMWLLRKVLADMDPAEAMEMLLARLSRTKTNKEFLATLGGK; this is encoded by the coding sequence ATCCGCCGCAAGGTCGAGAACAAGGTTCCGCTGAGCTACCAGGAGCTCTCCAGCCGCATCCTGCCTGAGCTGCACCTACTGGCTGCGGAAGCCGGCATCCCCAACTACAAAAAGCTGTCTAAAGACGAACTGGTCATGCTCCTGCTCTCGCAGGAGGCCAGCGAGGAGGGCCTGGTAATCGCCAAGGGCTACCTTGAAATCAGCCAGGATGGCTATGGCTTTTTGCAGGAAGACCTTTATGACATGGACTCCCGCACGGCCATCGTCTCGGCTGGCCTGATCAAACAGTACCAACTGCGCACCGGCGATTATGTAGTGGGCAAGGCCCGCATGGCCCGCGAAAACGAGCGTTACGGCACACTGATGAAGGTCGAGGCGGTCAACAACCTCGACCCTGAGGCGGCCGCCAAACGCCCCAAGTTCGACGACCTGATACCGCAGTTCCCCGACCGGCAGATTATCCTCGAGACCACCGGGGAAGAATCCTCCAACCGCGTCATCGACCTGTTGGCGCCCATTGGACGGGGGCAGCGCGGCCTGATTGTGGCGCCCCCTAAAGCCGGTAAAACCACCTTGCTGAAGAAGGTGGCTCGAGCCGTGCTCAGAAACGAGCCCGACATCAAAGTGATCGTGCTGCTAATTGACGAGCGCCCCGAAGAGGTCACCGATTTCCGCGAGTCGGTCGAGGGGGCCGAGGTGATCGCTTCTACTTTCGATGAGCCGCCGCAGAACCACATCCGGGTGGCCGAGTTCGTGCACGAGCGGAGCCGCCGGATTGTCGAGGAAGGCGGCCATGTTCTGATTCTGCTGGACTCCATCACCCGCCTGGCCCGGGCCAACAACCTGGTCACACCGCCCACCGGGCGCACCCTTTCGGGCGGTCTGGACTCCGCCGCCCTGCACTTCCCCAAGCGCTTCTTGGGGGCTGCCCGCAACATTCGCGGCGGCGGCTCGCTCACCATCCTGGCTACGGCCCTGGTCGAAACCGGCAGCCGCATGGACGATGTAATCTTCGAAGAGTTCAAGGGCACCGGCAACATGGAGTTGCACCTCTCGCGCCGGCTGGAAGAGCGCCGCATCTTCCCGGCCATTGACATCCTTAAGTCGGGTACCCGCCGCGAGGAGCTGCTGCTAGGCGAGGAGGTAATCCAAAAAATGTGGCTCTTGCGTAAAGTGCTGGCCGATATGGATCCGGCCGAGGCCATGGAAATGCTGCTTGCGCGCCTGTCTCGCACCAAGACCAACAAAGAGTTCCTTGCAACTTTGGGTGGAAAGTAG
- a CDS encoding membrane protein, producing MFFFELLGRDPLAYLVAFAAAAFGLVVHNLFQAYLADRYKDSDPRRYGFLTVEPRVHLDGLGLIFLALLGFGFPRLVPWRLYGSRGAQTALMGPLGFFVAAFFYILLGRLLDSLGPATSSIALGLTVAGSLMISHAAVYLFPVPPLDGARVVYAIGSPEARRFMDQLQSYGFVGFFLIFLVLNLTGILPAIREGLSGLLNSLFAAIGL from the coding sequence ATGTTTTTCTTTGAGCTCCTAGGTAGAGATCCCTTGGCCTATCTGGTGGCCTTTGCCGCCGCTGCTTTTGGCCTGGTTGTTCATAACCTGTTCCAAGCCTATCTGGCTGACCGCTACAAAGACAGCGACCCCAGGCGTTACGGCTTCCTAACGGTGGAGCCAAGGGTACACCTGGATGGTCTGGGTCTTATTTTCCTGGCGCTGCTTGGCTTTGGCTTTCCACGCCTGGTTCCCTGGCGGCTGTATGGCTCCAGAGGAGCCCAGACCGCGCTGATGGGGCCGCTGGGGTTCTTTGTGGCTGCCTTCTTTTACATCTTACTCGGAAGGCTTCTGGACAGCCTGGGGCCGGCGACCTCGAGCATTGCCCTGGGCTTGACGGTAGCCGGTTCCCTGATGATCAGCCATGCCGCGGTCTATTTATTTCCCGTGCCTCCCCTGGATGGGGCAAGGGTGGTGTATGCGATTGGCAGCCCTGAAGCGCGGCGTTTTATGGATCAGCTACAAAGCTATGGCTTTGTGGGCTTTTTTCTTATCTTCCTGGTTTTGAATCTGACCGGGATTCTGCCGGCCATCCGGGAGGGCCTGAGTGGTTTGCTGAACAGCCTGTTTGCTGCGATTGGCTTGTAG